One Amycolatopsis sp. NBC_00355 genomic window carries:
- the topA gene encoding type I DNA topoisomerase yields MSGEQDSVAGARTKKNGAGADNGAGHRRLVIVESPTKARKIAPYLGGGYVVESSVGHIRDLPRGAADVPAQYKGESWARLGVDVDNGFKALYVVTPDKKSKVTELKSLLKDVDELYLATDPDREGEAIAWHLLETLKPKVPVRRMVFHEVTEQAILAAADSTRELDADLVDAQETRRILDRLYGYEVSPVLWKKVMPKLSAGRVQSVATRIVVERERERMRFTSASYWDISATMDAGEEASPRNFAARLVAVDGARLATGRDFGSDGQLKASNNEIRVLAEADARRLAEALKQRDFKVSSVEEKPYTRKPYAPFMTSTLQQEAGRKMRFTSERTMRIAQKLYENGYITYMRTDSTTLSESAISAARSQATQLYGKEYVSPSPRQYTRKVKNAQEAHEAIRPSGEVFRTPGQVASELDTDEYRLYEMIWQRTIASQMADAKGTTMSVRIVGNATSGEECTFAASGRTITFAGFLKAYVEAVDTETGGEADDKQSRLPVLEKDQDLTATELSPDGHTTSPPARYSEPSLVSKLEELGIGRPSTYASIIKTIQDRGYVWKKGSALVPSWVAFAVIGLMERHFERLVDYDFTAGMEDELDRIANGDEQRGQWLSKFYFGGDMGVDGSIGRLGGLKKLVEGSVEDIDAREINSIPLFNDSEGHKVVVRVGRYGPYLEREVDGNSQRANLPEDLPPDELSLELAEKLFATPQEGRSLGADPVSGHDIVAKEGRFGPYVTEVLPEPEPLPETATAAQKKAAKAKQPKPRTGSLFKSMDIETVTLEDALKLLSLPRVVGKDPESGDEITAQNGRYGPYLKKGTDSRSLATEDQLFSITVEEALKIYAEPKQRGRSATAKPPLKELGEDPVSKKPMVVKDGRFGPYVTDGEYNATLRKGDEIDELTAERASELLAEKRAKGPAPKRKAPARKPASTTAKTVKAGTSKTAKAAATKSTATKTAPKRTTATKAK; encoded by the coding sequence ATGAGCGGAGAGCAGGACAGCGTGGCAGGAGCACGGACCAAGAAGAACGGAGCCGGGGCGGACAACGGCGCCGGGCACCGGCGGCTCGTTATCGTCGAGTCACCGACCAAGGCCCGCAAGATCGCCCCCTACCTCGGCGGCGGTTACGTCGTCGAGTCCTCCGTCGGGCACATCCGCGACCTGCCCCGTGGAGCCGCTGACGTCCCCGCCCAGTACAAGGGCGAGTCGTGGGCACGGCTCGGCGTCGACGTCGACAACGGCTTCAAGGCCCTCTACGTGGTGACCCCGGACAAGAAGTCCAAGGTCACCGAACTGAAGAGCCTGCTCAAGGACGTCGACGAGCTCTACCTCGCGACGGACCCCGACCGCGAGGGCGAAGCCATCGCGTGGCACCTGCTCGAGACGCTCAAGCCGAAGGTCCCGGTCCGCCGGATGGTCTTCCACGAGGTCACCGAGCAGGCCATCCTCGCGGCCGCCGACTCCACCCGTGAGCTGGACGCCGACCTCGTCGACGCCCAGGAGACCCGCCGCATCCTCGACCGCCTGTACGGCTACGAGGTCTCGCCGGTGCTGTGGAAGAAGGTCATGCCGAAGCTTTCGGCGGGCCGCGTGCAGTCCGTGGCGACCCGGATCGTGGTCGAGCGGGAGCGCGAGCGGATGCGCTTCACCTCGGCGTCGTACTGGGACATCTCGGCGACGATGGACGCGGGCGAAGAGGCCTCGCCGCGGAACTTCGCGGCCCGCCTCGTCGCCGTGGACGGCGCGCGCCTGGCCACCGGCCGCGACTTCGGCTCGGACGGGCAGCTCAAGGCGTCGAACAACGAAATCCGCGTGCTGGCCGAGGCCGACGCGCGACGTCTGGCCGAGGCGCTGAAGCAGCGTGACTTCAAGGTCTCGAGCGTCGAGGAAAAGCCGTACACGCGGAAGCCGTACGCGCCGTTCATGACCTCGACGCTGCAGCAGGAGGCGGGCCGCAAGATGCGGTTCACCTCGGAGCGCACCATGCGGATCGCGCAGAAGCTGTACGAGAACGGTTACATCACTTATATGCGTACCGACTCGACGACGCTGTCGGAGTCGGCGATCTCGGCGGCGCGCAGCCAGGCGACGCAGCTGTACGGCAAGGAATACGTCTCGCCGTCGCCGCGCCAGTACACCCGCAAGGTGAAGAACGCGCAGGAAGCGCACGAGGCGATCCGGCCCTCGGGCGAGGTCTTCCGCACGCCGGGCCAGGTCGCGAGCGAGCTGGACACCGACGAGTACCGCCTCTACGAGATGATCTGGCAGCGCACGATCGCCTCGCAGATGGCCGACGCCAAGGGCACCACGATGTCGGTGCGCATCGTCGGCAACGCGACCTCGGGCGAGGAGTGCACCTTCGCGGCTTCGGGTCGCACGATCACCTTCGCGGGCTTCCTGAAGGCGTACGTCGAAGCGGTCGACACCGAGACCGGCGGCGAAGCCGACGACAAGCAGAGCCGCCTGCCGGTGCTCGAGAAGGACCAGGACCTCACCGCGACCGAGCTGAGCCCGGACGGGCACACGACGTCGCCGCCGGCCCGCTACTCCGAGCCGAGCCTGGTCAGCAAGCTGGAGGAGCTGGGCATCGGCCGCCCGTCGACGTACGCGTCGATCATCAAGACCATCCAGGACCGCGGCTACGTCTGGAAGAAGGGCTCCGCGCTCGTTCCCTCGTGGGTCGCGTTCGCCGTGATCGGCCTGATGGAACGGCACTTCGAGCGGCTGGTCGACTACGACTTCACCGCCGGCATGGAGGACGAGCTCGACCGCATCGCCAACGGTGACGAGCAGCGCGGGCAGTGGCTGTCGAAGTTCTACTTCGGCGGCGACATGGGCGTCGACGGTTCGATCGGCCGTCTCGGCGGGCTGAAGAAGCTGGTCGAGGGCAGTGTCGAGGACATCGACGCGCGGGAGATCAACTCGATCCCGCTGTTCAACGATTCCGAAGGACACAAGGTCGTGGTCCGCGTCGGCCGCTACGGGCCGTACCTGGAGCGCGAGGTCGACGGGAACTCGCAGCGGGCGAACCTGCCCGAGGACCTGCCCCCGGACGAGCTGTCCCTGGAGCTCGCGGAGAAGCTGTTCGCGACTCCGCAGGAGGGTCGCTCGCTGGGCGCCGACCCGGTGAGCGGGCACGACATCGTCGCGAAGGAAGGTCGCTTCGGGCCGTACGTCACCGAGGTGCTGCCGGAGCCCGAGCCGCTGCCCGAGACCGCGACGGCCGCGCAGAAGAAGGCCGCGAAGGCGAAGCAGCCGAAGCCGCGTACGGGCTCGTTGTTCAAGTCGATGGACATCGAGACGGTGACCCTCGAAGACGCGCTGAAGCTGCTTTCGCTGCCGCGCGTCGTCGGCAAGGACCCGGAGTCCGGCGACGAGATCACGGCGCAGAACGGACGTTACGGGCCGTACCTGAAGAAGGGCACGGACTCGCGTTCGCTCGCGACCGAGGACCAGCTGTTCTCGATCACCGTCGAAGAGGCGCTGAAGATCTACGCGGAGCCGAAGCAGCGCGGCCGGTCCGCCACGGCGAAGCCGCCGCTCAAGGAGCTCGGCGAAGACCCGGTGTCGAAGAAGCCGATGGTGGTCAAGGACGGCCGGTTCGGCCCGTACGTGACCGACGGCGAGTACAACGCGACGCTGCGCAAGGGCGACGAGATCGACGAGCTCACCGCCGAACGGGCGTCCGAGCTGCTGGCGGAGAAGCGGGCGAAGGGGCCGGCGCCGAAGCGGAAGGCGCCGGCGCGCAAGCCCGCGTCGACGACGGCGAAGACGGTCAAGGCGGGCACGAGCAAGACCGCCAAGGCCGCGGCCACGAAGTCCACCGCGACGAAGACCGCCCCGAAGCGCACCACGGCCACCAAGGCGAAGTAG
- a CDS encoding S1 family peptidase, whose translation MTRRLLGAVLTAVTATVLLGVTPANAAAANFAGTVALSNCSGSVVKPAATPDTAPALVMSNGHCLESGFPGPGQVITNQASSRTFTLLTASGSNKATLRAKKIVYGTMTDTDVSLYQLTTTYAQIKSSYGISPLELSNAHPTAGSAIDVVSGYWKRVYSCNIDGFVYRLKEGSWTWKDSIRYTSACQTIGGTSGSPIISGGKVVGVNNTGNEDGQRCTENNPCEVDQAGNVTVHHLTNYGEETYGIPACLTAANEIALTQAGCTLPRP comes from the coding sequence ATGACCCGACGCCTGCTCGGCGCCGTCCTCACCGCCGTGACCGCCACCGTATTACTGGGAGTCACTCCGGCGAACGCGGCCGCGGCGAACTTCGCCGGCACCGTGGCGCTGTCCAACTGCTCCGGCTCGGTGGTCAAGCCGGCCGCGACGCCGGACACCGCACCCGCGCTCGTCATGTCCAACGGCCACTGCCTGGAAAGCGGCTTCCCCGGCCCCGGCCAGGTCATCACCAACCAGGCGTCCAGCCGGACGTTCACGTTGCTCACGGCCAGCGGGAGCAACAAGGCCACGCTCCGGGCGAAGAAGATCGTCTACGGCACGATGACCGACACCGACGTGTCGCTCTACCAGCTCACCACCACCTACGCGCAGATCAAGTCGAGCTACGGCATCTCGCCGCTCGAGCTGTCGAACGCGCACCCCACCGCGGGCTCGGCGATCGACGTCGTCTCCGGTTACTGGAAGCGCGTCTACTCCTGCAACATCGACGGGTTCGTCTACCGGCTCAAGGAGGGCAGCTGGACCTGGAAGGACTCGATCCGCTACACCTCCGCGTGCCAGACGATCGGCGGCACCTCGGGCTCGCCGATCATCTCCGGCGGCAAGGTCGTCGGCGTCAACAACACCGGCAACGAAGACGGCCAGCGCTGCACGGAGAACAACCCGTGCGAGGTCGACCAGGCCGGCAACGTCACCGTGCACCACCTGACGAACTACGGCGAAGAGACCTACGGCATCCCGGCCTGCCTCACCGCGGCCAACGAAATCGCGCTCACCCAGGCCGGCTGCACCCTGCCCCGGCCCTGA
- a CDS encoding sodium-translocating pyrophosphatase codes for MARQFLAEGGNITLSGGGYTIVGVVAVVALAALVIGYVLLKEVLAAGQGTAKMQDIAKAVQEGAAAYLKRQRNTLAIFGAIVFLLLFALPADDWNEKIGRSLFFLVGAGFSFAIGYLGMWLATQANLRVAAASREEGGRETAMRVAFRTGGVVGMITVGLGLFGAAVVVLVYTGQAPKVLEGFGFGAALIAMFMRVGGGIFTKAADVGADLVGKVEQGIPEDDPRNAATIADNVGDNVGDCAGMAADLFESYAVMLVAALILGSTAFGVHGLIFPLIVPAIGVITAVIGVYITKARVGEPGLVTINRSFYISAVISAVLSAIAAFVYLPSSFSDFGAGFENAGNPAVIATIAVIIGIVLAAVILKLTGYYTGTEYKPVKDVAQTSETGGATVILSGISVGFESAVYTALVIGAAVFGAYLLGGGVALFAVALAGTGLLTTVGVIVAMDTFGPVSDNAQGIAEMSGDVDEKAAQILTELDAVGNTTKAITKGIAIATAVLAATALFGSYSDAIAKTLAGMGAGVADGISGANSFVNTIVSPNTLVGVIVGAAVVFMFSGLAVNAVSRAAGAVVYEVRRQFRDIPGIMEGTTRPEYGRVVDIVTRDSLRELTTPGLLAVFAPIAVGFGLGTGALAGYLAGAIACGTLMAIFLANSGGAWDNAKKLVEDGNHGGKGSSAHEATIIGDTVGDPFKDTAGPAINPLIKVMNLVSVLIAPAIVQFSIGPDQNTAVRIIISLVAVAVIVAAIVVSKRRGTVLTDTPTEIKA; via the coding sequence ATGGCACGGCAGTTCCTCGCGGAGGGCGGCAACATCACGCTCTCCGGAGGTGGCTACACGATCGTCGGTGTAGTCGCCGTGGTCGCGCTTGCCGCACTCGTCATCGGCTACGTCTTGCTCAAGGAGGTGCTGGCCGCGGGCCAGGGCACCGCCAAGATGCAGGACATCGCCAAGGCGGTGCAGGAAGGCGCGGCCGCTTACCTCAAGCGGCAGCGGAACACTCTCGCCATTTTCGGCGCGATCGTGTTCCTCCTGCTCTTCGCACTTCCCGCCGACGACTGGAACGAGAAGATCGGCCGCTCGCTCTTCTTCCTGGTCGGCGCCGGCTTCTCGTTCGCGATCGGTTACCTCGGCATGTGGCTGGCGACGCAGGCGAACCTGCGCGTGGCCGCCGCGTCGCGTGAGGAAGGCGGCCGCGAGACCGCTATGCGCGTGGCCTTCCGCACCGGTGGTGTGGTCGGCATGATCACCGTCGGCCTCGGCCTGTTCGGTGCCGCGGTCGTCGTGCTGGTGTACACCGGCCAGGCGCCCAAGGTCCTCGAAGGCTTCGGTTTCGGCGCCGCGCTGATCGCCATGTTCATGCGTGTCGGCGGCGGCATCTTCACCAAGGCCGCCGACGTCGGCGCGGACCTGGTCGGCAAGGTCGAGCAGGGCATCCCGGAGGACGACCCCCGCAACGCCGCGACCATCGCGGACAACGTCGGTGACAACGTGGGTGACTGCGCCGGCATGGCGGCGGACCTCTTCGAGTCCTACGCCGTCATGCTCGTCGCCGCCCTGATCCTGGGCAGCACCGCCTTCGGCGTGCACGGCCTGATCTTCCCGCTGATCGTGCCGGCCATCGGCGTGATCACCGCGGTGATCGGCGTCTACATCACGAAGGCACGCGTCGGCGAGCCCGGTCTCGTCACGATCAACCGCTCCTTCTACATCTCCGCGGTGATTTCCGCGGTGCTGTCGGCGATCGCGGCGTTCGTGTACCTGCCGAGCAGCTTCTCCGACTTCGGTGCGGGCTTCGAAAACGCGGGCAACCCGGCGGTCATCGCGACCATCGCGGTGATTATCGGCATCGTGCTCGCCGCGGTCATCCTGAAGCTGACCGGTTACTACACCGGCACCGAGTACAAGCCGGTGAAGGACGTCGCGCAGACGTCGGAGACCGGCGGCGCGACCGTCATCCTCTCCGGCATCTCGGTCGGTTTCGAGTCCGCGGTGTACACCGCGCTGGTGATCGGCGCGGCCGTGTTCGGCGCGTACCTGCTCGGCGGCGGCGTCGCGCTGTTCGCCGTGGCGCTCGCCGGTACCGGCCTGCTGACCACCGTCGGCGTCATCGTCGCGATGGACACCTTCGGCCCGGTTTCGGACAACGCGCAGGGCATCGCCGAGATGTCGGGCGACGTCGACGAGAAGGCCGCGCAGATCCTCACGGAGCTGGACGCGGTCGGCAACACCACCAAGGCGATCACCAAGGGCATCGCGATCGCCACGGCGGTGCTCGCGGCGACGGCGCTGTTCGGCTCCTACTCGGACGCGATCGCGAAGACGCTGGCCGGCATGGGCGCCGGTGTCGCCGACGGAATCTCCGGGGCGAACTCGTTCGTCAACACGATCGTCAGCCCGAACACCCTCGTCGGCGTCATCGTCGGCGCGGCCGTGGTGTTCATGTTCTCCGGTCTCGCCGTCAACGCGGTCTCCCGCGCCGCCGGCGCGGTGGTCTATGAGGTCCGTCGCCAGTTCCGCGACATCCCCGGGATCATGGAGGGCACCACCCGTCCCGAGTACGGCCGGGTCGTCGACATCGTCACGCGCGACTCGCTGCGTGAGCTGACGACGCCGGGTCTGCTGGCGGTCTTCGCCCCGATCGCGGTCGGCTTCGGCCTGGGCACCGGCGCACTCGCCGGCTACCTGGCCGGCGCGATCGCGTGCGGCACCCTGATGGCGATCTTCCTCGCCAACTCCGGTGGCGCGTGGGACAACGCGAAGAAGCTGGTCGAGGACGGCAACCACGGCGGCAAGGGCTCGTCCGCGCACGAGGCCACCATCATCGGTGACACCGTGGGTGACCCGTTCAAGGACACCGCCGGCCCGGCGATCAACCCGCTGATCAAGGTGATGAACCTGGTCTCCGTGCTGATCGCGCCCGCCATCGTGCAGTTCTCGATCGGCCCGGACCAGAACACGGCCGTGCGCATCATCATCTCGCTGGTCGCGGTCGCCGTGATCGTCGCGGCGATCGTGGTCTCGAAGCGCCGTGGGACGGTCCTCACGGACACGCCGACGGAGATCAAGGCCTGA
- a CDS encoding DEAD/DEAH box helicase gives MTAGIPAREDPITHVADLPGRAARFSAWPSWADPAVVNALRDCGVPSPWAHQAEAASHAYEGRHVVISTGTASGKSLAYQLPVLSRLAAGEKTTALYLSPTKALGADQLRSVSSLDVPGVRAAAFDGDTPMVERDWVRAHANWVFTNPDMLHRGILSAHGRWAPFFRRLGCVVVDECHSYRGVFGSHVALLLRRLRRVAEHYGASPVFVLASATTASPASFASRLTGVPCVAVTDDASPRGARTVALWEPPLLEELTGENGAPVRRSAGAEASRILADLVVEGARSLAFIRSRRGAELAALGARRILSEVDPRLAGTVAAYRSGYLPEERRALEAALLSGRLLGVATTNALELGVDIAGLDAVVLAGYPGTLASFWQQAGRAGRSGDSALVVFVARDDPLDTYLVHHPAALLDRPVESAVLDPSNPYVLAPQLACAVAELPLTVPELEMFGGAAAQEVLAELAEQKLLRRRSSGWYWTSRDRPHADVGIRGTGGEQIAVVESDSGRMLGTVDPGSACFAVHPGAVYLHQGSSYVVDELDLDQGLALVHAENPDWTTTPREIVDISVLSTQEKQDFGGVSVCLGEVAVTSQVVGYLRRRPSGEVLDSTPLDLPEQSLHTRAVWYTISSHLLGPAEPPRAGGRDSSGREQDDRGAIARGSGDRAAAGRDPGDRNLAAHHAVNRETVADGRPVVAGSTGGVRGSGADGEAGTGGHRVGTESAGTVGTGEETLANGRGPVHEGGRTPGGAGLIPARVPGALHAAEHAAIGLLPLFATCDRWDIGGVSTAWHEDTGEATVFVHDGHPGGAGFAERGYAAIVPWLVATREAIVSCECPTGCPSCVQSPKCGNGNEPLDKAGAVAVLGTVLGALRQHSA, from the coding sequence GTGACCGCGGGCATCCCGGCGCGCGAAGACCCGATCACGCACGTCGCGGACCTGCCGGGCCGGGCGGCGCGCTTCTCGGCGTGGCCGTCATGGGCGGATCCGGCGGTCGTGAACGCGCTGCGTGACTGCGGCGTCCCGTCGCCGTGGGCGCACCAGGCGGAGGCGGCGTCGCACGCGTACGAGGGTCGTCATGTCGTGATTTCGACCGGCACGGCGTCCGGCAAGTCGCTCGCCTACCAGCTGCCGGTGCTGTCCCGGCTCGCCGCGGGCGAGAAGACGACAGCGCTGTACCTGTCGCCGACCAAGGCGCTGGGCGCGGACCAGCTGCGGTCGGTGTCCTCTTTGGACGTGCCCGGCGTCCGCGCGGCGGCGTTCGACGGGGACACGCCGATGGTCGAGCGCGACTGGGTGCGCGCGCACGCGAACTGGGTGTTCACCAACCCGGACATGCTGCACCGCGGAATCCTCTCGGCGCACGGGCGGTGGGCGCCGTTCTTCCGGCGGCTCGGCTGCGTGGTCGTCGACGAGTGCCACAGCTACCGCGGCGTCTTCGGCTCGCACGTGGCCCTGTTGCTGCGCCGGCTCCGGCGGGTGGCGGAACACTACGGTGCTTCGCCGGTGTTCGTACTCGCGTCCGCGACAACGGCTTCGCCAGCTTCGTTCGCTTCGCGGCTCACCGGTGTTCCATGTGTCGCCGTCACCGATGACGCTTCACCGCGTGGCGCCAGGACGGTGGCGTTGTGGGAGCCGCCGCTGCTGGAGGAATTGACCGGGGAAAACGGCGCGCCGGTCCGGCGGTCGGCCGGCGCGGAGGCGTCCCGGATCCTCGCCGACCTGGTCGTCGAAGGCGCGCGATCGCTGGCCTTCATCCGCTCGCGCCGGGGCGCGGAGCTGGCCGCGCTGGGTGCGCGTCGCATACTGTCCGAAGTGGACCCGCGCTTGGCGGGAACCGTTGCGGCGTATAGGTCTGGTTACTTGCCGGAAGAGCGCCGGGCCCTGGAGGCGGCGTTGCTGTCGGGCCGGTTGCTGGGCGTCGCGACGACCAACGCGCTGGAGCTGGGCGTCGACATCGCGGGGCTGGACGCGGTGGTGCTGGCCGGCTACCCGGGCACCCTCGCGTCGTTCTGGCAGCAGGCCGGCCGGGCGGGCCGTTCGGGCGACTCGGCGCTGGTGGTGTTCGTCGCGCGCGACGACCCGCTGGACACGTACCTGGTGCACCACCCGGCGGCGTTGCTCGACAGGCCGGTGGAGTCGGCGGTGCTCGACCCGTCGAACCCGTATGTGCTGGCACCGCAGCTGGCGTGCGCGGTCGCCGAACTGCCGTTGACGGTGCCCGAACTGGAGATGTTCGGCGGCGCGGCAGCCCAGGAGGTGCTGGCCGAACTGGCGGAACAGAAACTGCTGCGACGCCGATCGAGCGGCTGGTACTGGACGTCCCGGGATCGCCCGCACGCCGACGTCGGCATCCGCGGCACGGGCGGCGAGCAGATCGCGGTGGTCGAGTCGGACTCCGGCCGCATGCTGGGCACGGTCGACCCGGGCTCGGCGTGCTTCGCGGTGCACCCCGGCGCCGTTTACCTGCACCAGGGTTCGTCGTACGTCGTGGATGAGCTGGACTTGGATCAAGGCCTGGCGCTGGTGCACGCGGAGAACCCGGACTGGACGACGACCCCGCGCGAGATCGTGGACATCTCGGTGCTGAGCACCCAGGAGAAGCAGGACTTCGGCGGAGTGAGCGTGTGCCTGGGCGAGGTGGCGGTGACATCCCAGGTGGTGGGCTACCTGCGACGACGCCCGTCGGGCGAGGTGCTGGACTCGACGCCGTTGGACCTGCCGGAGCAGAGCCTCCACACGCGGGCGGTCTGGTACACGATCTCGTCGCACCTGCTCGGCCCTGCCGAACCACCACGCGCGGGCGGGCGGGATTCGTCCGGGCGGGAGCAGGATGACCGTGGCGCGATCGCTCGGGGATCGGGCGATCGGGCGGCAGCCGGACGGGACCCGGGCGACCGGAACTTGGCCGCCCACCATGCGGTCAATCGCGAGACCGTCGCCGACGGCCGGCCGGTGGTGGCCGGGTCGACTGGGGGCGTCCGCGGATCTGGGGCCGATGGCGAGGCGGGGACCGGGGGCCATCGGGTGGGGACCGAATCTGCGGGGACGGTGGGGACCGGGGAGGAGACCCTGGCGAACGGTCGGGGGCCCGTTCACGAGGGTGGCAGGACACCGGGGGGTGCCGGATTGATTCCGGCACGGGTCCCCGGTGCCCTGCATGCCGCCGAGCACGCGGCGATCGGCCTGCTACCGCTTTTTGCTACGTGCGACCGATGGGACATCGGCGGGGTGAGTACCGCGTGGCACGAAGACACCGGGGAGGCAACGGTGTTCGTGCACGACGGCCATCCCGGGGGTGCGGGATTTGCCGAGCGCGGTTATGCCGCGATTGTCCCGTGGCTGGTCGCAACGCGGGAGGCGATCGTCTCCTGCGAGTGCCCGACGGGATGCCCGTCCTGCGTTCAGTCGCCGAAGTGCGGGAACGGCAACGAACCGCTGGACAAGGCGGGGGCGGTGGCGGTTCTGGGAACCGTGCTCGGGGCATTGCGTCAACACAGCGCCTAG
- a CDS encoding bifunctional DNA primase/polymerase encodes MLDANWPDSWRGAFRIELRAEAIGLAWRGWPVLPGANPAPLTDGDDLTWRRPVPASDNWREQIGTHAHEVATWFSDRTHSLLVATGTVLDAIEVDDELGKRACRLLRALGHPAPIIALPNGRWLFLTTVADHVPAELASRATIQWHGKDSWIPLPPSPFQHGVVHWRVKPEVCGWQLPDATEVHDVLVRALAGSDAALLVQTTAA; translated from the coding sequence ATGTTGGACGCGAATTGGCCGGACAGCTGGCGCGGCGCCTTCCGCATCGAACTGCGGGCGGAGGCGATCGGTCTCGCTTGGCGTGGCTGGCCGGTGCTGCCGGGCGCCAACCCCGCGCCGCTCACCGACGGTGACGACCTGACCTGGCGCCGTCCCGTCCCGGCCAGTGACAACTGGCGCGAGCAGATCGGCACCCACGCCCACGAGGTCGCCACCTGGTTCTCGGACCGCACCCACAGCCTGCTCGTCGCGACCGGCACCGTGCTCGACGCCATCGAGGTCGACGACGAACTCGGCAAGCGTGCCTGCCGCCTCCTCCGCGCCCTCGGCCACCCCGCGCCGATCATCGCGCTGCCGAACGGCCGCTGGCTGTTCCTCACCACCGTCGCCGACCACGTCCCGGCCGAACTCGCCTCCCGCGCCACGATCCAGTGGCACGGCAAGGACAGCTGGATCCCGCTGCCTCCCTCGCCGTTCCAGCACGGTGTTGTGCACTGGCGCGTCAAGCCCGAGGTGTGTGGCTGGCAGCTGCCGGACGCCACCGAGGTGCACGACGTTCTCGTCCGTGCCCTGGCCGGCTCCGACGCGGCGCTGCTGGTTCAGACCACCGCGGCCTGA